From the Paenibacillus sp. FSL H8-0548 genome, one window contains:
- a CDS encoding helix-turn-helix transcriptional regulator, protein MSGVHSNLKEMMREKDPTLSIRQLAKDIDYHFDSVRKMYKDEMVQYPRDLIWRLCKYFDVSPGQFIIVKHDDETEENDK, encoded by the coding sequence ATGTCGGGGGTTCACAGCAATTTGAAGGAAATGATGAGAGAGAAAGATCCTACCCTATCGATTCGCCAGCTCGCAAAGGATATAGATTACCATTTTGATTCTGTGCGAAAAATGTATAAGGATGAGATGGTTCAATATCCGCGTGATCTTATATGGAGGTTATGTAAATATTTTGACGTAAGCCCAGGTCAGTTTATTATTGTTAAGCATGATGACGAAACAGAAGAGAATGATAAATAA